In the genome of Desulfitobacterium chlororespirans DSM 11544, one region contains:
- a CDS encoding efflux RND transporter periplasmic adaptor subunit yields MKLRFRLLSAALIIGLTLTATGCGSQAAQAVVEEESYIPVEVQSAAAKTLVETVVFSGKVISDQEVSIVPKMPGKVTNINVKVGDTVQAGQILFTMDTVDLQKSVDGAAIAVKSAELSYQMTKDSLDSAKENLERQRALYEAGAISKVQFEGIEDQVTSLENNLKAVQLQMEQAQLGYNQAYDAISDMTVTAPVSGTIAALNVVVGQMASQAMAAVTITQLDALYVSLSVPENIVNTLKVGQEATVIINSAGQKEIKGVLTSLAPAANQQLGLYPVKVTIENTENLVKPGMFAKVEIPTETKENVLAVNSEAVVLKNGEYVVFVVEEERAVAKKVLSGLDTGAEVEIREGLQAGEQVIVKGQTLVEQGSKVKVVGGSES; encoded by the coding sequence ATGAAGTTAAGGTTTCGTTTATTATCAGCTGCCCTAATCATCGGGTTGACCCTGACCGCTACGGGGTGCGGTTCCCAAGCAGCACAGGCGGTGGTTGAAGAAGAATCCTATATTCCTGTTGAAGTTCAGTCGGCTGCGGCCAAGACTTTAGTAGAGACGGTAGTTTTCAGTGGGAAGGTCATCTCAGATCAAGAGGTTTCCATCGTTCCTAAAATGCCGGGAAAAGTTACCAATATTAACGTGAAGGTAGGGGATACGGTCCAGGCAGGACAAATACTCTTCACGATGGATACGGTTGACCTGCAGAAATCTGTCGATGGGGCGGCGATAGCCGTAAAAAGTGCGGAGCTGTCCTATCAAATGACCAAAGATTCTCTGGATTCGGCGAAGGAGAATCTGGAACGGCAAAGAGCCCTTTACGAAGCCGGAGCTATTTCCAAAGTCCAGTTTGAAGGCATAGAAGATCAAGTCACTTCCTTGGAGAATAACCTTAAAGCAGTTCAGCTCCAGATGGAGCAGGCTCAACTGGGCTATAACCAGGCTTATGACGCTATATCCGATATGACCGTAACGGCACCCGTCAGCGGAACCATTGCCGCTCTTAATGTGGTGGTGGGACAAATGGCTTCTCAAGCCATGGCTGCCGTGACCATTACCCAATTGGATGCCCTTTATGTTTCCTTAAGTGTTCCTGAGAATATTGTCAATACCCTGAAAGTGGGACAAGAAGCAACCGTTATTATTAATTCCGCCGGGCAAAAGGAGATCAAAGGCGTCTTAACCAGCCTTGCTCCGGCAGCGAATCAACAGCTCGGTCTCTATCCTGTTAAAGTGACCATTGAGAATACAGAAAACCTGGTTAAGCCGGGCATGTTTGCTAAAGTAGAGATTCCCACCGAAACCAAAGAGAATGTCCTTGCTGTCAACAGTGAAGCCGTTGTTTTGAAAAACGGAGAATATGTAGTCTTTGTGGTTGAAGAGGAGCGCGCTGTCGCCAAGAAAGTGCTCTCCGGGCTCGATACCGGAGCTGAGGTGGAGATCCGCGAAGGCCTGCAGGCAGGGGAGCAAGTGATTGTCAAAGGTCAAACCTTAGTTGAGCAAGGAAGCAAAGTCAAGGTGGTAGGGGGGAGCGAATCTTGA
- a CDS encoding TetR/AcrR family transcriptional regulator, which yields MGKEEKRIEILKAALKVISGVGFEGAKMEDIAKEAGVGKGTIYEYFDSKNALLLEMIRYCTKCFQEGLIKTLAEGEDMLGKIRNLSMYGAAFLNAHAVLMNSHIAHQAMPEDMKTQMKSDWSLVYKTIEDEVRKGMEIQEIRSDIDPEMAVAVIIGGVNQYTFKKLMEDNFTPQEIDHTGIAKTILTGLLY from the coding sequence GTGGGAAAAGAAGAGAAGCGCATAGAAATCCTCAAGGCAGCTCTCAAAGTCATTTCCGGGGTAGGATTTGAGGGGGCAAAGATGGAGGATATCGCCAAGGAGGCGGGGGTAGGAAAAGGTACGATTTACGAGTACTTTGACAGTAAGAATGCCTTGCTTTTAGAAATGATCCGCTATTGCACTAAGTGCTTCCAAGAAGGGCTAATAAAGACCTTGGCGGAAGGGGAAGACATGCTGGGTAAAATCCGGAACTTATCCATGTATGGTGCAGCGTTTTTGAACGCCCATGCCGTGCTGATGAATTCACATATTGCCCATCAAGCCATGCCCGAAGACATGAAGACACAGATGAAGAGCGATTGGAGTTTAGTCTATAAAACCATCGAAGATGAGGTTAGAAAAGGGATGGAAATCCAGGAGATTCGTTCTGATATCGATCCGGAGATGGCTGTTGCGGTAATCATCGGAGGAGTGAATCAATACACATTCAAAAAACTTATGGAAGATAACTTTACTCCTCAGGAGATCGATCATACGGGGATTGCTAAGACCATCCTGACAGGTCTCCTTTACTAA
- a CDS encoding DUF445 domain-containing protein produces the protein MDYHRKANRVLGSVFIIFLIAAGLRFTYPTAPGVHFFLFVSEAALVGGLADWFAVTALFRKPLGWPYHTALIPRNREKMVEAIVIMVQNELLSENLLRQKIQGFRLSPWLISKIEKSGGASFLAEKLGTALGKGCENLKIPESAAVLESMIKNKLMDSGLAKLFLAKLRIIVEKDELDPLLKEGIDKGIDLATTPRAKELLIQVLGQIQEKQIGNGGKLQKTILGLFQVTDGINLDEAAEDLQIELILHLRELQAPYHPVRGQLKELILEKLQSWERDPDALNTLESWKNTLFAETTLQPFLASLLEQAQVSLKAGRLPSGQGLTDVLEPMLAAWWSALKEDTHFHALVDQFVQDVLAQALQSEHAMIGQTVRDTLESLSNEELNHFIEDKAGNDLQWIRINGSLVGGIVGGLLFVILNYGYSPLLELIQLH, from the coding sequence ATGGACTATCATCGTAAAGCCAATAGAGTTCTGGGAAGCGTTTTTATAATATTTCTCATTGCGGCAGGATTAAGGTTCACCTATCCCACGGCTCCAGGGGTTCACTTCTTCCTCTTTGTCAGTGAGGCAGCCCTTGTCGGTGGACTGGCGGACTGGTTTGCCGTGACGGCCTTATTCCGTAAACCTTTAGGCTGGCCCTATCATACGGCCTTGATTCCCCGCAATCGGGAGAAGATGGTGGAAGCCATAGTAATCATGGTTCAAAACGAACTGCTCAGTGAGAATCTCCTGCGCCAAAAAATACAAGGTTTCCGCCTCAGTCCCTGGTTGATCAGTAAAATAGAAAAATCCGGAGGAGCATCATTTCTTGCCGAAAAGCTGGGCACAGCTTTAGGGAAAGGGTGCGAAAACCTGAAGATACCTGAGTCCGCTGCAGTTTTAGAATCTATGATCAAAAATAAACTTATGGATTCAGGATTAGCGAAACTTTTTCTTGCCAAGCTACGTATCATAGTTGAAAAGGATGAACTTGACCCCTTGCTCAAGGAGGGAATCGACAAAGGTATAGACTTGGCCACCACGCCCCGAGCCAAGGAACTGTTGATTCAAGTTCTCGGGCAAATCCAGGAAAAACAAATAGGCAACGGGGGCAAGCTTCAGAAAACGATCCTGGGGCTGTTTCAGGTCACCGACGGCATCAATCTGGATGAGGCAGCAGAGGACTTGCAGATCGAGCTCATCCTCCATTTAAGAGAGCTCCAGGCACCTTATCATCCCGTAAGAGGTCAGCTAAAGGAACTTATACTTGAGAAACTGCAAAGCTGGGAGCGGGATCCTGATGCACTAAATACTCTGGAGAGCTGGAAAAACACCCTGTTTGCAGAAACCACGCTTCAGCCTTTCCTGGCCAGCCTTCTGGAGCAGGCTCAAGTCAGCCTTAAAGCAGGGAGGCTTCCTTCCGGTCAGGGACTTACCGATGTACTGGAACCGATGCTGGCTGCTTGGTGGTCCGCGCTAAAGGAAGACACTCATTTCCATGCTCTGGTTGATCAATTTGTGCAGGATGTGTTGGCCCAAGCCTTACAAAGCGAACATGCAATGATCGGCCAAACCGTCCGTGATACTCTGGAGAGCTTAAGTAATGAGGAACTCAACCATTTCATCGAAGATAAGGCAGGCAATGATCTCCAATGGATCCGTATCAATGGCTCCCTGGTGGGGGGGATCGTGGGAGGACTTCTTTTTGTAATCTTGAATTATGGCTACAGCCCTTTGCTGGAGTTAATACAGCTACATTAA
- a CDS encoding DUF445 domain-containing protein — translation MTLNTDKVKKMINNDQFSIPKEKRAHGGTYRKANIALGLSALGLAAAYPFQSAFWGGLVTSGCSAALVGGLADWFAVNALFRRPLGVPAGKVFRTEIIPRNRERIFLALRSMVENELLSHEVLKTKVETYDFAAPATAVWKALDRDSLQDILTRCLQQFQENLRDSVQELQQESLALLEQTSIREEQFIPLAEKAFRNLLASQEGKKAVAALLDNLSHWVQETEIHLWLTRWLEKSIERYISQNSSRKFLAMFLPEPSQLAHSLQRQLAEYLLEEQTGREVLEWLEKAPLMGTMYAKLTEALTAELIQKLHTPESALTLKKQLWQSLDEGVLSLNESPEKRHGFNQHVQSLLIPFLDNKHEKIGEIVHEGLEKYSNEMLVELIESKAGDDLQMIRINGSVVGGVAGIAIYLASQLLV, via the coding sequence ATGACATTAAATACTGATAAGGTGAAAAAGATGATAAACAACGATCAATTCTCCATCCCCAAAGAAAAGAGAGCCCACGGCGGCACCTATCGCAAGGCCAATATCGCTCTCGGCCTTTCAGCCCTCGGTTTGGCTGCAGCCTATCCATTCCAGAGCGCCTTCTGGGGAGGGCTTGTGACGAGCGGTTGTTCAGCTGCCTTGGTGGGGGGACTTGCCGACTGGTTTGCAGTCAATGCCCTGTTTCGGCGCCCTTTGGGAGTACCGGCAGGAAAGGTCTTCCGTACAGAGATTATCCCCCGCAACCGGGAACGAATATTTCTGGCTTTACGGTCCATGGTGGAAAATGAATTGCTTTCCCATGAGGTTTTGAAAACCAAAGTGGAAACCTATGATTTTGCCGCTCCGGCCACGGCTGTCTGGAAGGCACTGGATAGAGATTCTCTGCAAGACATTCTTACCCGGTGTCTGCAGCAGTTTCAGGAGAACCTGAGGGACAGCGTCCAGGAATTGCAACAAGAGAGCCTGGCACTTTTGGAGCAGACAAGTATACGGGAAGAGCAGTTTATCCCTTTGGCTGAAAAAGCTTTCCGTAATTTATTAGCCAGCCAGGAGGGAAAAAAGGCTGTTGCCGCCCTGCTGGACAACCTTAGCCACTGGGTTCAGGAGACCGAGATCCATCTTTGGCTGACCCGTTGGCTGGAAAAATCCATCGAGCGCTATATAAGCCAGAATTCCTCCCGCAAGTTCCTGGCCATGTTTCTGCCCGAGCCTTCTCAGCTGGCCCACAGTCTTCAAAGACAGCTCGCTGAGTATCTGTTGGAGGAGCAAACCGGCAGGGAGGTTCTGGAGTGGTTGGAAAAGGCCCCTCTGATGGGGACAATGTATGCCAAGTTAACAGAGGCTCTTACCGCGGAGCTCATCCAAAAGCTTCATACCCCGGAAAGTGCCCTTACTTTAAAGAAGCAGCTTTGGCAAAGCCTGGATGAAGGCGTTCTTTCCTTAAATGAAAGTCCGGAAAAACGCCATGGTTTTAATCAACATGTCCAAAGTCTCTTGATTCCTTTTCTCGATAATAAACATGAGAAAATTGGCGAGATCGTCCATGAAGGACTGGAGAAATACTCCAATGAGATGCTCGTGGAATTGATTGAATCCAAAGCCGGGGATGATTTGCAGATGATTCGGATTAATGGCTCTGTAGTCGGAGGGGTAGCGGGTATAGCCATCTATCTGGCAAGTCAGCTATTGGTCTGA
- a CDS encoding MBL fold metallo-hydrolase: protein MELKEIAPEIFCLKVAIDLSEEHVNLYILRGKVPTLIDAGTNTPEVYQTIQEALQELGIQRLEQVLLTHWHVDHAGRAESLRKDGARILIGKRDYEEWVDFCSGKSFKVFEEYAGQVWGVPPEQLAMILKYNKKLAYLTALPEEVGKIEVGEVIQAGNGTLKTILTPGHTAGHMSYYEEDLGLLFSGDFLLPDVVPYPGAWLENGAIVSGLPSYMRALERVEFLGAKAYFPAHGNARRTPASRCMEIRNQILRQIDRYTPSGSVYAGGLELSKGHFNPISAFAYMHYVFGWDSLKFPSITPRASVMS, encoded by the coding sequence ATGGAATTAAAAGAAATTGCGCCTGAAATCTTTTGCCTGAAAGTTGCCATTGATTTAAGCGAAGAACATGTTAACTTGTACATTCTCCGTGGCAAAGTACCCACATTGATCGATGCGGGAACGAATACCCCTGAAGTTTATCAAACCATTCAAGAAGCCCTGCAGGAATTGGGCATTCAGCGCCTGGAACAAGTCCTGCTTACCCATTGGCATGTGGATCATGCGGGGAGAGCGGAGAGCTTAAGAAAAGACGGTGCCCGGATTCTGATCGGGAAGCGGGATTATGAAGAATGGGTTGATTTTTGCAGCGGCAAAAGCTTTAAGGTTTTTGAAGAATATGCCGGGCAGGTTTGGGGAGTGCCCCCAGAGCAGCTGGCCATGATTTTAAAATACAATAAAAAACTGGCCTATCTCACAGCACTCCCGGAAGAAGTCGGCAAGATAGAGGTTGGAGAAGTGATCCAAGCCGGCAACGGCACCCTCAAGACCATCCTGACACCGGGGCATACTGCAGGTCATATGTCTTATTACGAAGAAGACCTGGGGCTGCTCTTCTCCGGAGATTTCCTCCTGCCCGATGTGGTTCCCTATCCGGGAGCATGGCTGGAAAATGGAGCAATAGTCAGCGGACTCCCCAGTTATATGCGGGCCTTGGAACGGGTAGAATTCCTGGGTGCCAAAGCTTATTTCCCGGCCCACGGCAATGCCCGGAGAACCCCGGCATCACGCTGCATGGAGATCCGCAATCAGATCCTCAGGCAGATCGACCGCTACACACCCTCAGGATCAGTCTATGCAGGAGGTTTGGAGTTAAGCAAAGGTCATTTTAACCCCATTTCTGCTTTTGCCTATATGCATTATGTTTTTGGCTGGGATTCCCTGAAATTCCCCTCAATCACCCCAAGAGCATCTGTAATGAGCTAG
- a CDS encoding heterodisulfide reductase-related iron-sulfur binding cluster: protein MTPTREIYWNIDYHLIMYFFAVIMLGTFAYGVVRRYRLWKIGQPETRWKDSWQGIKDIIIYGFGHKRILKDFAPGVMHLAVLVGFIFLFFATAIITLQADFGINIFKGALYVFIKITTNLFGLLATLGVLYLYYRRYVKRPDKLDNKQDDLIALTLVFVILVTGFLLQGFRMAGEHDPWAVYGFAGYWMIEPLRAMFSQEQLLAMHKFTWWFHMFVAFGFIAYLPYSKLFHIFLGPLNQFLRKREPMGVPELIDFEDESQETFGLSEFKQLSWKAIFNSDVCIRCGRCQENCPATVSGKHLNPKQIIQDIKVRAEEEYQAVCQAKKEAKQAGAGRQAGVMASGETATAVEGTAALAIPPGRGLIGEVIQEQDIWDCTTCRSCEQQCPVFVEHVDKIVEMRRNLVLMESRFPSEAQLAFRNMENNGNPWGIGWNKREEFLKGLDVPTLEENPEAEILYWPGCSGAFDARNQKVSAALVKLLRAANVNFAILGNEEKCCGDSARKLGNEFLFQTLAAENLEVMNGYGVKKIITQCPHCFQTLCHDYPQMGGKYEVVHHTTYLKELLDSGKLRLKDLESLGKDLKVTYHDSCYLGRYNKIYSEPREILKAAGLKVIEMKRTKDKSFCCGAGGGRMWLEEHGGERINELRTNEAMATGADIIGTACPFCLTMINDGISAKEEAGDKTKALDIAEVLAQRV from the coding sequence ATGACTCCTACGCGGGAGATCTATTGGAATATTGATTATCACCTTATCATGTATTTTTTTGCAGTAATTATGCTGGGAACCTTCGCTTATGGCGTTGTCCGGCGTTATCGCCTTTGGAAAATCGGGCAGCCGGAAACCCGGTGGAAGGACAGCTGGCAAGGAATCAAAGACATCATCATCTATGGTTTTGGGCACAAGAGAATTCTCAAAGACTTTGCGCCGGGAGTCATGCATCTGGCTGTTCTGGTCGGGTTTATTTTCCTTTTCTTCGCCACAGCCATCATCACCTTGCAGGCAGACTTTGGGATCAATATTTTCAAAGGGGCGTTGTATGTCTTCATTAAGATAACCACGAACCTCTTTGGATTGCTAGCCACCCTTGGGGTTTTGTACCTTTATTACCGCCGTTATGTCAAGCGCCCGGATAAATTGGACAACAAACAAGATGACCTTATTGCCTTAACCCTTGTCTTTGTCATTTTAGTCACAGGTTTCCTGCTGCAAGGCTTCCGGATGGCCGGAGAGCACGATCCCTGGGCTGTTTATGGCTTTGCAGGTTATTGGATGATTGAACCCCTCCGGGCCATGTTTAGCCAGGAACAACTGCTGGCTATGCATAAATTCACCTGGTGGTTCCATATGTTCGTTGCCTTTGGGTTCATAGCTTATTTGCCTTACTCCAAGCTCTTTCATATTTTCCTGGGACCGCTTAACCAATTTCTGCGTAAACGGGAACCGATGGGTGTCCCTGAGTTGATCGATTTTGAAGACGAATCCCAGGAAACTTTCGGGTTAAGCGAATTCAAGCAGCTCTCCTGGAAGGCTATATTTAACTCGGATGTCTGCATACGCTGCGGACGCTGCCAAGAGAACTGTCCTGCCACCGTCAGCGGTAAGCACCTCAACCCTAAGCAGATCATCCAGGATATTAAAGTCCGGGCCGAGGAGGAATATCAAGCTGTTTGCCAAGCCAAAAAAGAGGCCAAACAGGCAGGGGCAGGCCGGCAAGCAGGTGTGATGGCTTCCGGGGAGACAGCCACGGCGGTGGAAGGAACGGCTGCTTTGGCAATACCTCCCGGTCGCGGCTTGATTGGTGAAGTGATTCAGGAGCAGGACATTTGGGATTGTACCACCTGTCGCTCCTGTGAACAGCAATGTCCCGTCTTCGTAGAGCATGTGGACAAAATCGTGGAAATGAGAAGAAATCTTGTGCTGATGGAATCCCGTTTCCCCAGCGAGGCCCAGCTTGCTTTCCGCAATATGGAAAACAACGGCAATCCTTGGGGCATCGGCTGGAACAAGCGGGAAGAATTCCTGAAAGGGCTGGATGTTCCCACCCTGGAAGAGAATCCTGAGGCAGAAATTCTCTATTGGCCCGGTTGCTCCGGGGCTTTCGATGCCCGCAACCAAAAGGTGTCCGCAGCCCTTGTTAAACTCCTGCGGGCAGCCAATGTGAATTTCGCCATTCTCGGCAATGAGGAAAAATGTTGCGGAGACTCAGCCCGTAAACTGGGCAATGAGTTCCTCTTCCAAACTTTAGCCGCTGAGAACCTTGAAGTGATGAATGGTTATGGCGTCAAAAAGATCATCACCCAATGCCCTCATTGTTTCCAAACCCTTTGCCATGATTACCCTCAAATGGGCGGCAAGTATGAGGTTGTTCACCATACCACCTATCTTAAGGAGCTTTTAGACAGCGGAAAGCTCAGGCTCAAGGATTTGGAAAGCCTGGGTAAGGATCTTAAAGTAACTTACCATGACTCATGCTATCTGGGGCGTTATAATAAGATCTACAGCGAGCCGCGGGAAATCCTTAAGGCTGCCGGTTTAAAAGTGATCGAGATGAAGCGGACGAAGGACAAGAGCTTTTGCTGCGGTGCCGGCGGCGGACGGATGTGGCTGGAAGAGCATGGCGGAGAGCGCATCAATGAACTGCGTACCAATGAAGCCATGGCTACCGGGGCTGATATCATCGGTACAGCCTGTCCTTTCTGTCTCACCATGATCAATGACGGCATCAGCGCCAAAGAAGAGGCCGGGGACAAAACCAAAGCCTTGGATATCGCTGAAGTTCTCGCTCAAAGAGTTTAG
- a CDS encoding acetyl-CoA hydrolase/transferase family protein translates to MSTWVEEYRKKLTTPDKAVGVVKSGDWIIYSYAANTLPVLDMALAQRTPELHDIQLLAGVSMRPHAVVKADPRGEHFTWDCVHFSVIDRKYYEMGRAFYIPLRYSEVPRYIAENISRIDVFMVQVSPMDQHGNFNFGPTISHYPAAAAKAKTVIVEVNEDMPIAHGGYGNYIHISDVDYIVEGGHTGMPQIPSALVTDVDQKIAQYVLDDLRDGDCIQLGIGAMPNALGQMIAASDLKDLGVHTEMLVDSYVDMWEAGRISGRKKQIDKGRMVYTFAGGTQKLYDFINNNPQVAGYPVDYTNDRFIASRNDNLVSINNALEIDLSGQVCSETIGPRMISGAGGQLDFVDAAYSSKGGRSFICMESTFTDAEGKKHSRIRPLLTEGAVVTDTRPMVQYVVTEHGKANLKGATTWQRAERLISLAHPDFREELIQEAEKLKIWRKSNK, encoded by the coding sequence ATGTCAACATGGGTAGAAGAATACCGTAAAAAGTTAACCACTCCGGATAAAGCGGTAGGGGTAGTGAAGAGCGGAGATTGGATTATTTACTCCTATGCCGCCAATACTCTGCCTGTTCTCGACATGGCTTTAGCCCAAAGGACCCCCGAACTGCACGATATTCAGCTCCTTGCCGGAGTCTCCATGCGTCCCCATGCCGTCGTTAAAGCAGACCCCAGGGGAGAACATTTCACCTGGGATTGTGTGCATTTCAGCGTTATTGATCGGAAGTATTATGAGATGGGCCGGGCTTTCTATATCCCCCTAAGATATTCTGAGGTTCCCCGCTACATCGCCGAAAACATCAGCCGCATTGATGTGTTCATGGTTCAGGTAAGCCCCATGGATCAACATGGCAATTTTAACTTTGGCCCCACAATTTCTCACTATCCGGCAGCCGCAGCCAAAGCCAAAACCGTGATCGTCGAAGTCAATGAAGATATGCCCATCGCCCATGGCGGCTATGGCAACTACATTCATATTTCCGATGTGGACTATATTGTCGAGGGCGGTCATACCGGCATGCCTCAGATTCCCTCCGCACTTGTCACCGATGTGGATCAGAAAATTGCTCAGTATGTTCTCGACGATCTGCGGGATGGGGACTGCATCCAATTGGGAATTGGCGCTATGCCCAATGCCCTGGGTCAGATGATCGCAGCTTCCGATCTCAAGGATCTGGGGGTTCACACGGAAATGTTGGTGGACAGCTATGTGGATATGTGGGAAGCCGGCCGGATCTCCGGGCGCAAGAAACAAATCGACAAGGGACGGATGGTCTATACCTTTGCCGGGGGAACCCAAAAACTCTATGATTTCATCAACAACAATCCTCAAGTAGCGGGATATCCCGTGGATTATACAAACGATCGCTTTATTGCCAGCCGCAACGATAATTTGGTTTCGATCAATAATGCTTTAGAGATCGATCTTTCCGGGCAAGTATGCTCGGAAACGATTGGACCCCGCATGATCAGCGGAGCCGGGGGACAGTTGGATTTCGTCGATGCAGCCTACAGCTCCAAAGGCGGCCGCAGTTTCATTTGTATGGAATCGACCTTTACCGATGCCGAAGGGAAAAAGCATTCCCGAATTCGCCCCCTGCTGACTGAAGGCGCCGTAGTCACGGATACCCGGCCGATGGTGCAATATGTGGTCACTGAGCACGGTAAAGCGAATCTGAAAGGCGCCACGACCTGGCAGCGTGCGGAACGCCTCATCAGCCTGGCTCACCCCGATTTTCGTGAAGAGCTTATTCAAGAAGCAGAGAAATTGAAAATCTGGAGAAAATCCAATAAATAA
- a CDS encoding acyl-CoA dehydrogenase family protein, whose amino-acid sequence MELELGLKGGGFLLAEVTPEQVYVPEELNEDHLQLKKMTRNFVEKEIGPKLEALEEQEDGLIRGFMAQAGELGLLGLEVPEELGGMSMDKFSTVVVGEEVPRGASFAVAFAAHTGIGTLPIVYFGTPEQKAKYLPGLASGEKIAAYCLTEPGSGSDALGAKTTAVLNAEGTHYILNGTKQFITNAGFADIFLVYAKVDGKLTNFIVERTMPGVSFGPEEKKMGIKGSSTRQVILEDVAVPVENIVGELGRGHVVAFNILNVGRFKLAAAAIGSAQLALEVTLKYAGERKQFGVPLSSFGAIQTKFAEIATQTYLAESVVYRTAGLMEEACQDLDVTGDCRKEAGKAIEEYAIECSLNKVLASEVLDLAVDEGVQIHGGYGFIAEYPIERMYRDSRINRLFEGTNEINRLLVPGTLLKRAMSGELPLLAAAKNVSKDLMSAGLGSEEEGLAALLDMTQKAKKLCLMAAGIAAQNLGMELKDNQYVLLGLAEMVLQVYAMESGVLRALKVQDMDVTDDHKLFVEKAATLGAYSAMNIIEQHAKEVICAAEQGDSLSTVLAGMRKLLRRPTVDMIGLRREIAKLVVEKGKYPVR is encoded by the coding sequence ATGGAATTGGAATTAGGCCTCAAAGGCGGCGGCTTCCTGCTTGCCGAAGTAACTCCCGAGCAAGTCTATGTCCCGGAGGAATTAAACGAGGATCATTTGCAGCTTAAGAAAATGACCCGTAACTTTGTGGAAAAAGAGATCGGGCCCAAGCTCGAAGCTCTCGAAGAGCAGGAAGACGGCCTCATCCGCGGTTTCATGGCCCAAGCCGGTGAGTTGGGACTGCTTGGCTTAGAGGTTCCCGAAGAATTAGGCGGCATGAGCATGGATAAATTCTCCACCGTTGTCGTCGGGGAAGAAGTTCCCCGCGGCGCTTCCTTTGCCGTGGCCTTTGCCGCTCATACCGGAATCGGCACCCTGCCCATCGTCTATTTCGGTACTCCTGAGCAAAAGGCCAAATATCTCCCCGGCCTTGCCTCTGGAGAGAAGATTGCCGCTTACTGCCTTACCGAGCCCGGCTCCGGTTCAGACGCTTTAGGTGCCAAAACTACAGCCGTTCTCAATGCTGAAGGAACCCACTACATTCTCAATGGAACCAAGCAATTTATCACCAATGCCGGTTTTGCCGATATCTTCCTGGTCTACGCAAAAGTGGACGGCAAGCTTACCAACTTTATCGTGGAGCGGACCATGCCCGGTGTTTCTTTCGGACCGGAAGAGAAGAAGATGGGCATCAAAGGCTCCTCCACCCGCCAAGTCATCCTGGAAGATGTGGCCGTTCCGGTGGAGAACATCGTCGGTGAATTGGGCCGCGGTCATGTGGTTGCCTTCAATATTCTGAATGTCGGACGCTTCAAGCTGGCTGCCGCAGCCATCGGTAGTGCTCAGCTTGCTTTGGAAGTCACTCTGAAATATGCTGGTGAGCGCAAGCAGTTTGGCGTTCCTTTAAGCTCCTTCGGTGCTATTCAAACCAAATTTGCCGAAATCGCCACACAGACCTATCTGGCTGAGAGTGTGGTCTACCGTACTGCCGGGCTGATGGAAGAAGCCTGCCAGGATCTGGATGTCACCGGCGATTGCCGTAAAGAAGCCGGCAAGGCTATCGAAGAGTATGCCATCGAGTGCTCCCTGAATAAAGTTCTGGCCTCTGAAGTACTGGATCTGGCTGTGGATGAAGGGGTGCAGATTCATGGCGGTTATGGCTTTATTGCCGAATATCCCATTGAGCGTATGTATCGGGATTCCCGCATCAACCGTCTCTTCGAAGGAACCAACGAAATCAACCGTCTGCTCGTTCCCGGCACCTTGCTCAAACGGGCGATGAGCGGCGAGCTTCCCCTCTTGGCAGCAGCGAAGAACGTCAGCAAAGATCTTATGTCCGCCGGTTTAGGTTCAGAGGAAGAAGGATTGGCAGCTCTTCTGGATATGACCCAAAAAGCTAAGAAGCTTTGCTTAATGGCCGCCGGAATTGCCGCCCAGAACCTGGGCATGGAGCTCAAAGACAATCAATATGTTCTACTGGGCCTGGCTGAAATGGTTCTCCAAGTCTACGCTATGGAAAGCGGTGTTCTCCGTGCTCTGAAAGTTCAGGATATGGATGTCACCGATGATCATAAGCTCTTTGTGGAAAAAGCTGCTACCTTGGGTGCTTATAGTGCCATGAATATCATTGAGCAGCACGCTAAAGAAGTCATTTGCGCTGCCGAGCAGGGTGATTCCCTGAGCACCGTTCTGGCAGGAATGCGCAAGCTCTTACGCCGTCCCACCGTTGATATGATCGGACTTCGCCGGGAGATCGCCAAGCTCGTGGTGGAAAAGGGCAAGTATCCGGTCCGCTAA